One region of Algihabitans albus genomic DNA includes:
- a CDS encoding alanyl-tRNA editing protein yields the protein MELLFRDDAYLKSCSAKVVSAGPEGIRLDRTVFYPEGGGQPGDSGLLRLADGTEIRILDTRKGGSHEETLSIPAEGAALPQPGSEVTAELDWDRRYRHMRMHTCLHLLCGLVQGDVTGGQIGAEKGRLDFNLPDGSPDKTWLTAELNRLIQEDHAVRPTWITEAELAAQPDLVRTMSVKPPSGAGRVRLLEIDGVDLQPCGGTHVSRTGEIGPVEIGKIENKGKQNRRINIRFAV from the coding sequence ATGGAGCTGCTGTTTCGCGACGACGCTTATCTAAAAAGCTGTTCCGCCAAAGTCGTGTCCGCGGGGCCGGAGGGGATCCGGCTCGACCGCACGGTCTTCTATCCCGAAGGCGGCGGTCAGCCGGGCGATAGCGGCCTGCTGCGTCTGGCCGACGGCACCGAGATTCGCATCCTCGACACCCGCAAGGGCGGCAGCCATGAGGAAACGCTCTCGATCCCGGCCGAAGGCGCCGCGCTACCGCAGCCTGGGAGCGAAGTGACGGCCGAACTGGATTGGGACCGGCGCTACAGGCACATGCGCATGCACACCTGCCTGCACTTGCTGTGTGGTCTGGTTCAGGGCGACGTGACCGGCGGACAGATCGGCGCCGAGAAGGGCCGGCTCGACTTCAATCTGCCGGACGGCAGCCCCGACAAGACATGGCTGACGGCGGAGTTGAACCGATTGATTCAGGAAGACCACGCGGTCCGGCCGACTTGGATCACGGAGGCCGAGTTGGCTGCGCAGCCAGACCTGGTGCGCACCATGTCCGTCAAGCCGCCGAGCGGCGCCGGCCGGGTCCGCCTGCTGGAGATCGATGGCGTCGACCTGCAACCTTGCGGCGGGACCCATGTCTCCCGAACTGGAGAGATAGGCCCGGTCGAGATCGGCAAGATCGAGAACAAGGGCAAGCAGAACCGCCGGATCAACATCCGCTTCGCCGTCTGA
- the sseA gene encoding 3-mercaptopyruvate sulfurtransferase produces the protein MLRPDSSALVSTAWLAEHLDAPDVRLVDASYYLPGEEGDARADYEGEHIPGAVFFDIDEIKDETSPLPHMLPSPEKFASRVRKLGLGDGNRIVVYDRHGLRSAPRVWWSFRIMGHRDVAVLDGGLPKWKAEGRPLDDRPVQPPERHFTARFDRTQVRGKDQLLRNLETAREQVVDARARQRFEGAAGEIWPGRRLGRIPQSLNLPFTDLIDPTDGTLLPEPQLRERFAEAGLDLGKPVVTTCGSGVTACILALGLALVGHRDVAVYDGSWAEWGLPDAETPVASGAGDGEAGAKA, from the coding sequence ATGCTCCGGCCCGACTCCTCAGCCCTGGTCTCGACCGCTTGGCTTGCAGAGCATCTCGACGCACCGGACGTGCGCCTGGTCGACGCCAGCTACTACCTGCCAGGCGAAGAGGGCGACGCCCGGGCCGACTACGAGGGCGAGCATATCCCGGGCGCGGTCTTTTTCGATATCGACGAGATCAAGGACGAGACCTCGCCCCTGCCCCACATGTTGCCGAGCCCCGAGAAGTTCGCTTCGCGGGTGCGCAAGCTGGGGCTCGGCGACGGCAACCGCATCGTGGTCTACGACCGTCACGGTCTGCGGTCGGCGCCGCGGGTCTGGTGGAGCTTCCGGATCATGGGACACCGGGACGTGGCGGTTCTCGATGGCGGCCTGCCGAAATGGAAGGCGGAGGGGCGTCCGTTGGACGACCGTCCGGTGCAGCCTCCCGAGCGGCACTTCACGGCGCGCTTCGACCGTACCCAGGTGCGTGGCAAGGATCAGCTTCTGCGCAATCTGGAAACGGCGCGCGAGCAGGTGGTCGACGCGCGCGCGCGGCAACGTTTCGAAGGTGCCGCCGGCGAGATTTGGCCCGGTCGTCGGCTCGGACGGATTCCCCAGTCGCTCAACCTGCCTTTCACCGACCTGATCGATCCGACGGACGGCACGCTTCTGCCCGAACCGCAGTTGCGCGAGCGTTTCGCCGAAGCCGGTCTCGATCTCGGCAAGCCGGTGGTGACGACCTGCGGTTCCGGGGTCACGGCCTGTATTCTCGCACTGGGCCTCGCGCTGGTCGGACATCGCGACGTTGCCGTCTATGACGGGTCCTGGGCCGAATGGGGGCTGCCGGACGCCGAGACGCCCGTGGCAAGCGGCGCGGGAGATGGCGAGGCGGGCGCCAAGGCGTGA
- a CDS encoding GNAT family N-acetyltransferase — protein sequence MTGRPTEFELAEAGAGDLEGCQALWRRCGLPDALPASDSEKGCLLVALRRLGEATDVAGCVAVRIEGDNGWLIKLAVEPELRGSGLARRLMRMGETWLRERGATEAQVLLGPADVDARRVSEAFGYATASATLLSRHLEGGRSRPLPPSATPAPQAVEPGKLVNTVTFLEMRKRPPLQTLQAPSGRATALLRCLRPTVAFYRFLYNTVGAPWLWWERRALDDATLAEIVQDDKVEIYVLYVDGQPVGYAELDRRKKNEIELAYFGLMPEFVGQRLGPYLLSSAIDIAWSYEPLRLWVNTNTLDHPKALPLYQRMGFVPYAQERKVIDDPRLSGLMPE from the coding sequence GTGACCGGTCGGCCGACGGAGTTCGAGCTTGCCGAAGCCGGCGCTGGCGATCTGGAGGGCTGCCAGGCGCTCTGGCGGCGCTGTGGGCTGCCCGATGCCCTGCCGGCCTCCGATAGCGAGAAAGGCTGTCTCCTGGTGGCCCTGCGCCGGCTCGGAGAAGCGACGGACGTCGCCGGCTGCGTGGCCGTGCGGATCGAGGGAGACAACGGGTGGCTGATCAAACTCGCGGTCGAACCCGAGCTTCGCGGCAGCGGTCTCGCACGTCGGCTGATGCGGATGGGCGAAACTTGGCTGCGAGAGCGCGGTGCGACCGAGGCTCAGGTTCTTCTGGGGCCGGCCGACGTCGATGCGCGCCGGGTCAGTGAAGCTTTCGGCTACGCGACGGCCAGCGCGACACTCCTCTCCCGCCATCTCGAAGGGGGGCGAAGCCGGCCTTTACCGCCCTCGGCGACCCCGGCACCGCAGGCCGTCGAGCCGGGCAAGCTCGTCAACACCGTGACCTTTCTGGAGATGCGGAAGCGCCCACCCTTGCAGACCTTGCAGGCCCCGTCCGGACGGGCAACCGCCCTGCTCCGCTGTCTGCGCCCGACGGTTGCCTTCTATCGATTCCTCTACAACACCGTCGGGGCGCCCTGGCTGTGGTGGGAACGGCGCGCCCTGGATGATGCGACCCTCGCCGAGATCGTCCAGGACGACAAGGTCGAAATCTACGTGCTCTACGTCGACGGTCAGCCGGTGGGGTATGCCGAACTGGACCGGCGCAAGAAGAACGAGATCGAGTTGGCCTATTTCGGCCTGATGCCGGAGTTCGTCGGCCAGCGTCTGGGCCCCTACCTGCTCTCCAGCGCCATCGACATCGCCTGGTCCTACGAGCCCCTGCGTCTCTGGGTGAACACCAACACCTTGGACCACCCCAAGGCCCTGCCCCTCTACCAGCGCATGGGCTTCGTCCCCTACGCCCAGGAACGCAAGGTCATCGACGATCCGCGTCTGTCGGGATTGATGCCGGAGTAG
- a CDS encoding divergent polysaccharide deacetylase family protein, producing MQLPLDRSARRQGAAVRRGRRAAGLHPEPLGARIAGACGRLARSQVLRLGLLWSAALTIGVAGGLWLGQEGLPGRATEIARTLEPGTAQQLAETDLSRSGPLQSEFPPGELPSPAPEVTAIQPHGEDATAAPEVALAAPAPAEMAVAPEAGEPAAVPLAAPVQSALIVPPGRPAWLANAVSQATLPDRPMIAVVIDDLGLKRSATRDTVALPGPLSLAFLAYAEDLDDQARLARAAGHELLLHQPMEPQGAQDPGPGALLTSLSAEENVARLTVALDRLPQIVGINNHMGSRFTASPAALEPVLETLRQRGLLFLDSRTTAESVGASLARQMGVPSIGRDVFLDHKVGAGRPYVEQQLAEVEAIASETGAAVAIGHPHSGTLEALRAWLPELEARGFQLVSVSAVVRARQSQQLAESRQRD from the coding sequence ATGCAGTTGCCACTCGACCGCTCCGCCCGGCGGCAGGGAGCGGCCGTTCGCCGTGGCCGAAGAGCGGCCGGGCTTCATCCCGAGCCCCTGGGCGCGAGGATCGCTGGCGCCTGTGGGAGGCTAGCCCGCAGCCAGGTCCTGCGCCTCGGTCTGCTCTGGTCGGCTGCGCTGACCATCGGCGTCGCGGGCGGTCTGTGGCTTGGGCAGGAGGGTTTGCCGGGCCGCGCAACCGAGATCGCTCGGACCCTGGAGCCGGGAACCGCTCAACAGCTTGCCGAGACCGATCTTTCTCGGTCCGGCCCCTTGCAAAGCGAATTTCCCCCAGGCGAACTGCCGTCTCCGGCACCTGAGGTGACCGCGATCCAGCCGCACGGCGAAGACGCCACTGCAGCTCCCGAGGTCGCGCTCGCCGCGCCTGCGCCGGCTGAGATGGCGGTTGCCCCCGAAGCGGGTGAGCCCGCGGCCGTCCCACTGGCCGCGCCGGTGCAGTCCGCCCTGATCGTCCCGCCCGGCCGGCCCGCTTGGCTAGCCAACGCCGTGTCCCAGGCGACCCTTCCGGATCGGCCGATGATCGCGGTGGTCATCGACGATCTCGGGCTGAAGCGCTCGGCCACGCGCGACACCGTCGCACTGCCGGGCCCCTTGTCACTCGCGTTTCTGGCCTACGCCGAGGATCTGGACGACCAGGCCCGCCTTGCACGGGCCGCCGGCCACGAGCTGCTGCTGCATCAGCCGATGGAACCCCAGGGCGCGCAGGATCCGGGGCCGGGTGCCTTGCTGACCAGCCTCAGCGCCGAAGAGAACGTGGCGCGCCTGACGGTGGCCCTGGACCGCCTGCCGCAGATCGTCGGCATCAACAACCATATGGGCAGCCGTTTCACCGCGTCGCCGGCGGCGTTGGAACCAGTGTTGGAAACCCTTCGGCAGCGCGGCCTGCTGTTCCTGGACTCCCGAACCACGGCCGAATCCGTCGGCGCTTCGCTGGCCCGTCAGATGGGTGTCCCAAGCATCGGGCGCGACGTCTTCCTGGACCACAAGGTCGGCGCCGGCCGGCCCTATGTCGAGCAGCAGCTTGCCGAGGTCGAGGCGATTGCCAGCGAGACCGGAGCCGCTGTCGCCATCGGCCACCCGCACAGCGGAACGCTGGAGGCGCTGCGCGCCTGGCTGCCGGAATTGGAGGCGCGCGGCTTTCAGTTGGTCTCCGTTTCGGCGGTCGTTCGGGCGCGCCAGAGCCAGCAGCTCGCCGAGTCCCGGCAACGCGACTAG
- the cueR gene encoding Cu(I)-responsive transcriptional regulator, whose product MNIGEAAVQSGVAAKTIRYYESIGLIAPAERTAAGYRIYGTTDVQTLRFVARARGLGFSVADCASLLALWRDKSRASADVKALARHQVETIEAKIAELETMRATLEHLVERCHGDDRPDCPIISDLAGALSRRDT is encoded by the coding sequence ATGAATATTGGCGAAGCAGCCGTCCAATCCGGCGTGGCGGCAAAAACCATCCGATACTACGAGTCGATCGGGCTGATCGCTCCGGCGGAGCGGACGGCGGCCGGATACCGGATCTACGGAACGACCGACGTTCAAACCTTGCGCTTCGTCGCCCGGGCGCGCGGCCTCGGCTTTTCGGTCGCCGACTGCGCCAGCCTGCTGGCGCTCTGGCGCGACAAGTCGCGCGCCAGCGCCGACGTAAAGGCCCTGGCGCGCCATCAGGTGGAGACCATCGAGGCCAAGATCGCCGAACTTGAGACGATGCGGGCGACGCTCGAGCACCTGGTTGAGCGCTGTCATGGCGACGATCGGCCGGACTGTCCGATCATCAGCGACCTGGCCGGCGCTCTATCTCGAAGAGATACGTGA
- a CDS encoding heavy metal translocating P-type ATPase, translated as MSTASSHAHPDHTDSKTLILPVGGMRCGDCAERVRKALSAVQGVRAAEVDVGQAQARVALATADPDRSALAAAMIEAVTTAGYSVPDEAPVLGPQQRSDDCDGRPTLAPLVETGSVRQVDLAIGGMTCASCVRTVESALTAVPGVMEARVNFATGRGRMAVEAGVTPSQLLRAVEAAGYGAQLAEDVSKAPASQARDWRIFMLCAVLTLPLVGQMALPLIGIDAMIPPLIQLLLATPIQVLAGARFYHGSFAALRHGQANMDLLVAIGTSAAFGLSLWLMFAAPDRLLSFQGPHLYFEAAAAILTLVLLGRLLEERAKRHTSAALRALQDLRPDLARVERDGGVIEVPADQLAVGDIVVVRPGEGIPADGRVIEGESETDESMLTGESLPVEKEPDSKVIGGTLNGSGLLRIGVTASAAQSALARIVAAMESAQADKPAVQRLVDRVSAVFVPAVVALAGVTFAVWLLIGADTSSAVLAAVSVLVIACPCALGLATPIAIVMGTGVAARRGVLIKDAETLERAREIDTVVFDKTGTLTEGRPELVGLIPAAGQDRSEVLRLAAAAQQGSEHPLAHALRRAASLDGLSLPRLADFRALPGRGLRASVEGRDLLIGSRRLMAERQVDLGTLETAAETQEAAGRSLAWIAEQRGETARLVGLVAFGDAPRSTAAEAVADLKSLGLQVALLTGDNRRAADAMAARLGIERVIAEVLPEEKAAEIERLRARGHSVAMVGDGVNDAPALAAADLGIAMGEGSDVALEAAAVALLRSDPRLVAEAVVLARATRAKIRQNLFWAFVYNTAGLPLAAFGLLSPIVAGAAMAASSVSVVGNTLLLGRLRRG; from the coding sequence ATGTCCACGGCATCGTCGCACGCACATCCCGATCATACCGACTCCAAGACCCTGATCTTGCCGGTCGGAGGCATGCGCTGCGGTGACTGCGCTGAACGCGTCCGGAAGGCCTTGAGTGCCGTCCAGGGCGTTCGGGCGGCCGAAGTCGATGTCGGGCAGGCTCAGGCGAGGGTCGCCCTCGCCACCGCCGATCCCGACCGTTCGGCGCTGGCAGCCGCGATGATCGAAGCCGTCACCACGGCCGGCTACAGCGTGCCGGACGAGGCTCCTGTCTTAGGACCGCAGCAGCGGAGCGACGACTGCGACGGCCGACCGACTCTCGCGCCGCTCGTCGAAACCGGATCCGTCCGGCAAGTCGACCTGGCAATCGGCGGCATGACCTGTGCGTCTTGCGTGCGCACGGTCGAAAGCGCTCTAACGGCCGTCCCCGGCGTCATGGAGGCCCGGGTCAACTTCGCGACCGGGCGAGGCCGCATGGCCGTCGAGGCCGGCGTGACCCCATCGCAGCTTCTTCGGGCGGTCGAGGCCGCCGGCTACGGCGCGCAGCTCGCCGAAGACGTCTCGAAAGCCCCGGCGTCTCAGGCGCGCGACTGGCGGATCTTCATGCTCTGCGCCGTCCTGACGCTGCCTTTGGTGGGACAGATGGCGCTGCCGCTGATCGGGATCGACGCCATGATTCCGCCGCTGATCCAGTTGCTGCTCGCCACCCCGATCCAAGTCCTTGCGGGCGCCCGCTTCTATCACGGCTCCTTCGCCGCCCTGCGTCACGGACAGGCCAACATGGACCTCCTGGTGGCCATCGGCACCTCGGCCGCCTTCGGTCTCAGTCTCTGGCTCATGTTCGCGGCGCCGGACAGGCTGCTGAGTTTCCAGGGGCCGCATCTCTACTTCGAAGCCGCGGCGGCGATCCTGACGCTGGTTCTGCTTGGACGCCTGCTGGAGGAACGCGCCAAGCGCCACACCTCCGCCGCCCTGCGCGCCCTGCAGGACCTGCGTCCCGACCTGGCGAGGGTCGAACGCGACGGCGGCGTCATCGAGGTTCCGGCCGATCAACTGGCCGTCGGCGACATCGTCGTGGTGCGCCCCGGCGAGGGTATTCCGGCCGATGGTCGGGTGATCGAGGGCGAGAGCGAGACCGACGAGTCCATGCTGACCGGCGAAAGCCTGCCGGTCGAGAAGGAACCCGACAGCAAGGTGATCGGGGGCACGCTCAACGGGTCGGGTCTGTTGCGGATCGGCGTGACCGCCTCGGCTGCGCAGTCGGCGCTGGCACGGATCGTCGCCGCCATGGAATCCGCCCAGGCGGACAAGCCGGCGGTACAGCGACTCGTCGACCGCGTCTCCGCCGTCTTCGTGCCGGCGGTCGTCGCTCTGGCCGGCGTGACCTTCGCCGTTTGGCTATTGATCGGTGCCGACACCTCGAGCGCCGTGCTCGCGGCGGTCTCGGTTCTGGTCATCGCCTGCCCGTGTGCCCTGGGCCTCGCGACGCCCATCGCCATCGTCATGGGCACCGGCGTCGCGGCGCGGCGCGGCGTGCTGATCAAGGACGCGGAAACGCTCGAACGGGCGCGCGAGATCGATACGGTCGTCTTCGACAAGACGGGAACCTTGACGGAAGGACGTCCCGAGTTGGTGGGCTTGATCCCGGCAGCGGGGCAGGACCGCAGCGAGGTGCTGCGGCTCGCCGCGGCGGCGCAGCAGGGCAGCGAGCATCCCTTGGCCCATGCCCTGCGCCGCGCCGCCTCGCTGGACGGCCTCAGTCTGCCGCGACTTGCGGACTTTCGCGCCCTTCCCGGTCGCGGGCTGCGGGCCAGCGTGGAGGGGCGAGACCTGCTGATCGGGAGCCGCCGCCTCATGGCCGAACGGCAGGTCGATCTCGGCACGCTCGAGACCGCGGCGGAGACGCAGGAAGCGGCAGGACGTAGCTTGGCCTGGATTGCGGAACAAAGGGGCGAGACCGCGCGGCTCGTCGGCCTGGTGGCCTTCGGCGATGCCCCGCGCTCGACCGCGGCCGAGGCCGTCGCCGATCTCAAGAGCCTGGGTTTGCAGGTGGCTTTGCTTACCGGCGACAACCGACGGGCGGCCGATGCCATGGCCGCCCGTCTCGGGATCGAACGCGTGATTGCCGAGGTCCTGCCGGAGGAAAAGGCGGCGGAGATCGAGCGCCTGCGTGCGAGGGGTCATTCGGTCGCGATGGTCGGCGACGGCGTCAACGATGCGCCGGCCCTGGCGGCCGCCGATCTCGGGATCGCCATGGGGGAGGGGAGCGACGTCGCGCTGGAGGCGGCGGCCGTCGCCTTGCTCCGCTCCGACCCGCGTCTGGTCGCCGAGGCCGTCGTGCTGGCGCGCGCAACCCGCGCCAAGATCCGGCAGAACCTTTTCTGGGCCTTCGTCTACAATACCGCCGGCCTGCCCTTGGCCGCCTTCGGCTTGCTCTCGCCGATCGTGGCCGGCGCGGCCATGGCGGCCTCTTCCGTTTCCGTGGTCGGCAACACGCTTTTACTTGGCCGTCTGCGGCGCGGCTGA
- a CDS encoding anthranilate synthase component II — protein sequence MFLLIDNYDSFTYNLYHFLGDLGAEVEVRRNDALSAQEAVEMAPEGIILSPGPCDPDRAGICLEVIRLAAGKLPLLGVCLGHQSIGQAFGGSVTRGPVPMHGKTSPVRHEGTDVFDGLPSPFTATRYHSLIVAREDLPDCLEVTAETDDGVIMGLRHRELAIFGVQFHPESIASEHGHTLLANFLRLSGRNA from the coding sequence ATGTTTTTGCTTATCGATAACTACGACAGCTTTACCTACAACCTCTACCACTTCCTCGGCGACCTGGGAGCCGAGGTGGAGGTGCGCCGCAACGATGCCTTGAGCGCGCAGGAGGCCGTCGAGATGGCGCCGGAGGGCATCATCCTGTCGCCCGGCCCCTGCGATCCGGATCGGGCCGGAATCTGTCTCGAGGTGATTCGCCTGGCGGCGGGAAAGCTGCCCCTTCTCGGCGTCTGTCTCGGCCATCAGTCGATCGGGCAGGCCTTCGGCGGGAGCGTGACGCGCGGCCCCGTTCCGATGCACGGCAAGACCAGTCCGGTGCGGCACGAGGGCACTGACGTTTTCGACGGACTGCCCAGCCCCTTTACCGCGACCCGTTACCACTCCCTGATCGTGGCGCGGGAGGACCTGCCCGACTGTCTGGAGGTGACGGCGGAGACGGACGACGGCGTGATCATGGGATTGCGTCACCGCGAGCTGGCGATCTTCGGCGTGCAGTTCCATCCGGAATCCATCGCCTCCGAGCATGGTCATACCTTGCTCGCCAACTTCTTGCGTCTGAGCGGGCGCAACGCGTAA
- the trpD gene encoding anthranilate phosphoribosyltransferase, giving the protein MSGDLTDMKSLIAAAASGRSLTRAEAERAFDIMMSGDATPAQMGGLLMALRVRGETVEEITGAARSMRARMLTLEAPVGALDTCGTGGDAKGTLNISTAAALVLAACGVPVAKHGNRALSSKSGAADVLTALGVDIDADMALVQAALFEAGITFLMAPRHHSATRHVGPARVELGTRTIFNLLGPLSNPCLVKRQLLGVFDRRWLEPIAEVLRELGHEKAWVVHGEGGFDEMTTTGRSYVAELKEGRISTFEVTPEDAGLPRAGVEDIRGGDAKANAQAITALLDGEPGPFRDTVLLTVAGALIVADKTGTLTDGVALAAEAIDRGNARAVLSKLVEITNRPTQELAQP; this is encoded by the coding sequence ATGTCCGGCGATCTCACAGATATGAAGTCCCTGATCGCGGCCGCCGCGAGCGGTCGCTCGCTGACTCGGGCGGAGGCCGAGCGCGCGTTCGACATCATGATGTCGGGCGACGCCACCCCGGCGCAGATGGGCGGCCTCTTGATGGCGCTGCGGGTGCGCGGGGAAACGGTCGAGGAGATCACGGGGGCGGCGCGCTCCATGCGCGCTCGCATGCTGACCCTGGAGGCGCCGGTTGGCGCCCTGGACACTTGCGGGACCGGCGGCGATGCCAAGGGAACCCTCAACATCTCGACGGCGGCCGCCCTGGTGCTGGCGGCCTGCGGCGTACCCGTCGCCAAGCACGGTAACCGGGCGCTCTCCTCGAAGTCCGGCGCCGCCGACGTGCTGACGGCGCTCGGTGTGGACATCGATGCCGACATGGCTTTGGTCCAGGCCGCTCTCTTCGAAGCCGGCATCACCTTCCTGATGGCCCCACGACACCACAGCGCCACGCGCCATGTGGGGCCGGCGCGCGTGGAACTGGGCACCCGCACGATCTTCAACCTCTTGGGCCCGCTGTCTAATCCCTGCCTGGTCAAGCGGCAGCTTCTCGGCGTCTTCGACCGTCGCTGGCTGGAGCCGATTGCGGAGGTCCTTCGCGAGCTCGGTCACGAGAAGGCCTGGGTCGTTCATGGCGAAGGCGGCTTCGACGAAATGACCACGACAGGCAGAAGCTACGTCGCCGAACTGAAGGAGGGACGGATCTCGACCTTCGAGGTGACACCGGAAGATGCGGGTTTGCCGCGAGCCGGCGTCGAGGATATTCGAGGCGGCGACGCAAAGGCCAATGCGCAGGCCATCACGGCCCTGCTGGACGGCGAGCCCGGCCCCTTCAGGGATACTGTGCTGCTGACCGTTGCCGGTGCCCTGATCGTTGCGGACAAGACCGGGACCCTGACCGACGGCGTTGCCCTGGCCGCCGAGGCAATCGACCGAGGCAACGCCCGTGCGGTCCTGTCGAAGCTGGTCGAGATCACCAACAGGCCGACCCAGGAGCTTGCGCAGCCATGA
- the trpC gene encoding indole-3-glycerol phosphate synthase TrpC, whose protein sequence is MSDVLARICADKLAHIERCKTVRPLSAQEAAAAAQAEPPRGFLAALLAKAAGNVPALICEIKKASPSKGLIRPDFEPAILAEAYLAGGAACLSVLTDGPYFQGDDADLLAARTAVPLPVLRKDFMLDPYQVFEARALGADCILLIMAALGDDQAAELEATATALGMDVLVEVHDAEELRRALRLASPLIGINNRNLKTLDVSLETFALLAAEVPDERFLVAESGIHTAQDLRWLARRGAKAFLIGESLMRQMDVAAATRALLAPADAPA, encoded by the coding sequence ATGAGCGATGTTCTGGCCCGGATCTGTGCCGACAAGCTTGCTCACATCGAAAGATGCAAGACGGTACGCCCCCTGTCCGCACAGGAAGCGGCGGCTGCCGCCCAAGCCGAGCCGCCGCGCGGCTTCCTGGCCGCTCTCCTGGCGAAGGCCGCCGGGAACGTGCCGGCCTTGATTTGCGAAATCAAGAAAGCCTCGCCGTCGAAAGGGTTGATCCGCCCCGATTTCGAACCCGCGATCCTGGCCGAGGCCTACCTGGCGGGGGGCGCCGCCTGCCTCTCGGTCCTGACCGATGGCCCCTACTTTCAGGGCGATGATGCCGATCTGCTGGCTGCGCGCACGGCGGTCCCGCTCCCGGTCCTGCGCAAGGACTTCATGCTCGATCCCTACCAGGTGTTCGAGGCCAGGGCCCTGGGCGCGGACTGCATCCTGCTGATCATGGCGGCGCTCGGCGATGATCAGGCGGCCGAACTGGAAGCGACCGCGACGGCGCTGGGCATGGATGTGCTCGTGGAGGTGCATGACGCCGAAGAGCTTAGGCGTGCGCTGCGCCTGGCCTCACCTTTGATCGGAATCAACAACCGCAATCTCAAGACGCTCGATGTCTCGCTCGAGACCTTCGCCCTCTTGGCGGCCGAAGTACCGGATGAGCGCTTCCTGGTCGCCGAGAGCGGAATCCACACGGCCCAGGACTTGCGCTGGCTGGCCCGGCGGGGCGCCAAGGCCTTTCTGATCGGTGAATCCTTGATGCGCCAGATGGATGTCGCAGCGGCGACCCGCGCGTTGCTCGCGCCGGCGGACGCTCCGGCATGA
- the moaC gene encoding cyclic pyranopterin monophosphate synthase MoaC, with product MSDFTHFDAEGKAVMVDVGAKAETERSATAKGEVVMQPDTLRMIQSGGVKKGDVLSVARLAGIMGAKRTPDLIPLCHPLALTSVKVDLRLLPDRNAVEIEATCKLKGRTGVEMEALTAVSVAALTVYDMCKAVDRAMRIEAVRLTEKSGGKSGTYLSE from the coding sequence ATGAGCGATTTCACCCACTTCGACGCCGAAGGCAAGGCCGTCATGGTCGATGTCGGTGCCAAGGCCGAGACCGAGCGCAGCGCCACCGCCAAGGGCGAGGTGGTGATGCAGCCGGACACGCTGCGGATGATACAGTCCGGCGGCGTCAAGAAAGGCGATGTGCTGTCCGTCGCCCGCCTCGCCGGCATCATGGGCGCCAAACGGACACCCGACTTGATTCCGCTCTGCCATCCACTGGCCCTCACCTCGGTCAAGGTCGATCTGCGGCTGCTGCCGGACCGAAACGCGGTCGAGATCGAGGCGACTTGTAAGCTGAAGGGGCGGACCGGGGTCGAGATGGAGGCGCTGACCGCTGTCAGCGTGGCTGCCTTGACGGTCTACGACATGTGCAAGGCCGTCGATCGCGCCATGCGTATCGAGGCCGTTCGTTTGACCGAGAAGTCGGGTGGCAAGTCCGGCACCTACCTCTCCGAGTGA